A single Mangrovimonas sp. YM274 DNA region contains:
- a CDS encoding electron transfer flavoprotein subunit alpha/FixB family protein: MSVLVYTESEQGTFKKVALEVASYAKAVANQMGTTVTAVAINADDTSILGTYGVDKVLKVNDSKLDKFNANAYASIMAQAAQKEDSQVVIVSSSADSKYLAPLLAVNLNAGYASNVVEVPSSTAPFTVKRTAFTNKAFNITTINTDVKLVALSKNAFGLVENSAAAAAEDFSPSIPEFGVNVESVDKVTGKVTIADAEIVVSGGRGLKGPENWGMVEELADVLGAATACSKPVSDLGWRPHSEHVGQTGKPVAANLYIAIGISGAIQHLAGINASKVKVVINTDPEAPFFKAADYGIVGDAFEVVPKLIEKLKTFKAQQ, from the coding sequence ATGTCAGTTTTAGTATATACAGAATCAGAACAAGGAACATTCAAAAAGGTAGCACTGGAAGTAGCGTCTTACGCCAAAGCTGTTGCCAACCAAATGGGCACTACCGTTACTGCCGTTGCCATCAATGCCGATGACACATCTATCCTAGGAACCTATGGTGTTGACAAGGTTTTAAAAGTGAACGATTCCAAATTAGATAAATTCAATGCCAATGCTTACGCCAGTATCATGGCTCAAGCTGCTCAAAAAGAAGATAGCCAAGTAGTGATTGTAAGCTCAAGTGCAGACAGTAAATATTTAGCACCGCTTTTGGCTGTAAACCTTAATGCAGGGTATGCTTCAAACGTAGTTGAAGTACCATCAAGCACTGCTCCTTTCACTGTTAAACGTACAGCCTTCACCAACAAAGCGTTCAACATAACTACCATCAATACCGATGTTAAATTGGTTGCGCTTTCTAAAAACGCCTTTGGTCTTGTTGAAAATAGTGCCGCCGCTGCAGCAGAAGACTTCTCACCTTCTATTCCTGAATTTGGAGTGAATGTGGAGTCCGTAGACAAAGTAACTGGTAAGGTTACCATTGCCGATGCCGAAATTGTAGTATCTGGAGGTCGTGGACTTAAAGGCCCTGAAAACTGGGGTATGGTAGAAGAACTTGCCGATGTTTTGGGAGCTGCTACTGCCTGTTCAAAACCAGTGAGCGATTTAGGATGGCGTCCGCACAGTGAACACGTTGGACAGACAGGAAAACCTGTAGCCGCCAACCTTTACATTGCCATTGGAATTTCAGGAGCAATTCAGCATTTGGCAGGTATCAACGCTTCAAAAGTAAAAGTCGTTATCAACACCGATCCGGAGGCCCCTTTCTTCAAGGCAGCCGATTACGGAATTGTTGGAGATGCCTTTGAAGTGGTTCCAAAACTCATTGAAAAATTGAAGACATTTAAGGCACAACAATAA
- a CDS encoding sodium-translocating pyrophosphatase, whose amino-acid sequence MESNMIFVPIAMAILGLLFMFVKMAWVKKQAPGNERMQEISTSIKEGALAFLNAEYRLLAIFVAIASVALFAISYFVPTTHWIIIVAFILGAIFSALAGNIGMRIATEANARTAEAAKTSLPQALKVAFGGGTVMGLGVASLAVLGLSLLFFVFIKMFIVANASFYAEMTMALEALAGFSLGAESIALFARVGGGIYTKAADVGADLVGKVEAGIPEDDPRNPATIADNVGDNVGDVAGMGADLFGSYVATVLAAMVLGNYVIKDMSMDAPYTDAFNNMGPILLPIVIAGVGILASILGTFLVKISNNEAKESQVQRALDFGNWAAILLTLVSSYVLIKYMLPDTLTMSFFGEGYKMVPSMHVFWATLIGLCVGALIATVTEHYTALGKSPVRGIVQNSSTGSATNIIAGLAVGMKSTFFSVLLFAVAIFGSYELAGFYGVAIAASAMMATTAMQLAIDAFGPIADNAGGVAEMSELDPEVRERTDILDSVGNTTAAIGKGFAIASAALTALALFAAYVTFTGIEGINIFKADVLAMLFVGGMIPVIFSALAMESVGKAAMEMVKEVRRQFKEIPGIMEGTGKPEYAKCVDISTQAALRQMILPGLITIITPIIVGFVFGAEPLGGYMAGVCVSGVMWAIFQNNAGGAWDNAKKSFEAGVEIDGEMSYKGSDAHKAAVTGDTVGDPFKDTSGPSMNILIKLTCLVGLVIAPILGGHSEETALADSSMVSHEVKKEIKVEMQSVEAEDAKAFVTTSYTEDGKTVTEEVVLEGSLEEVKQAIDNIKNKE is encoded by the coding sequence ATGGAATCAAATATGATTTTTGTGCCAATTGCAATGGCAATACTTGGCTTGCTTTTTATGTTCGTCAAAATGGCGTGGGTAAAAAAGCAGGCACCTGGTAACGAAAGGATGCAAGAGATATCAACATCTATCAAGGAAGGAGCTCTTGCTTTTTTGAATGCCGAATATAGATTGCTGGCTATTTTTGTTGCGATTGCGTCTGTGGCTCTTTTCGCCATTTCATATTTCGTTCCAACGACCCATTGGATTATTATTGTGGCTTTCATTTTGGGAGCCATTTTTTCTGCTTTAGCCGGTAATATTGGTATGCGTATTGCTACCGAGGCCAATGCAAGAACAGCAGAAGCAGCAAAAACCAGTTTGCCTCAAGCTTTAAAGGTTGCCTTTGGAGGAGGTACTGTGATGGGGTTGGGAGTTGCTAGTTTAGCCGTATTAGGGTTAAGCCTTCTGTTCTTTGTATTTATAAAAATGTTTATTGTTGCAAATGCATCCTTCTATGCTGAAATGACCATGGCTTTGGAAGCTCTGGCAGGATTTTCTTTGGGTGCAGAGTCTATAGCCCTTTTTGCCCGTGTGGGAGGAGGTATCTATACCAAAGCAGCCGATGTTGGTGCTGATTTGGTAGGAAAGGTGGAAGCGGGGATTCCCGAGGATGATCCTCGTAACCCAGCGACGATAGCAGATAATGTTGGGGATAATGTTGGAGATGTGGCTGGTATGGGAGCCGATTTGTTTGGTAGTTATGTGGCAACTGTTTTAGCGGCTATGGTTTTGGGAAATTATGTTATTAAAGATATGTCTATGGATGCTCCATATACGGATGCCTTCAATAATATGGGGCCTATTTTGTTGCCAATTGTCATAGCAGGAGTGGGGATTTTGGCATCTATTTTAGGAACGTTTTTGGTGAAAATTTCAAATAATGAGGCTAAGGAGTCTCAGGTTCAAAGAGCACTGGATTTTGGTAACTGGGCGGCCATTCTTTTAACTTTGGTGTCTAGTTATGTTTTGATAAAATATATGCTGCCAGATACTTTAACTATGAGTTTTTTTGGTGAGGGGTATAAAATGGTGCCTTCCATGCATGTATTCTGGGCTACTTTGATCGGGTTGTGTGTAGGGGCTTTGATTGCTACTGTTACAGAGCACTATACAGCTTTGGGTAAAAGTCCTGTTAGGGGGATTGTGCAAAATAGTTCTACGGGATCCGCTACCAATATTATTGCCGGGCTAGCGGTAGGTATGAAATCTACATTTTTTTCGGTGTTGTTGTTTGCTGTGGCAATTTTTGGCTCTTATGAATTGGCAGGCTTTTATGGTGTGGCAATAGCAGCTTCAGCTATGATGGCGACTACGGCCATGCAATTGGCAATTGATGCTTTTGGGCCTATAGCAGACAATGCGGGAGGTGTTGCGGAGATGAGTGAATTGGATCCAGAAGTGAGAGAGCGCACCGATATTTTAGATTCCGTGGGTAATACAACTGCGGCGATTGGGAAGGGGTTTGCTATTGCTTCGGCGGCATTAACGGCCTTGGCACTGTTTGCGGCTTATGTGACTTTTACCGGTATTGAAGGAATTAACATTTTTAAGGCAGATGTGTTGGCAATGTTGTTTGTTGGAGGGATGATTCCTGTAATTTTTTCGGCATTGGCAATGGAATCTGTAGGGAAAGCAGCTATGGAAATGGTTAAGGAAGTAAGACGACAATTTAAGGAGATACCTGGCATAATGGAAGGAACAGGAAAACCTGAATATGCTAAATGTGTGGATATTTCAACTCAAGCCGCATTGCGCCAGATGATATTGCCGGGATTGATAACCATTATTACCCCGATTATTGTTGGTTTTGTTTTTGGAGCTGAGCCTTTGGGAGGCTATATGGCAGGTGTTTGTGTGAGCGGTGTAATGTGGGCTATTTTTCAGAATAATGCTGGAGGCGCTTGGGATAATGCTAAAAAGTCCTTTGAAGCAGGAGTGGAGATAGATGGTGAAATGAGCTATAAAGGGAGTGATGCCCATAAAGCGGCAGTAACTGGAGATACCGTAGGAGATCCGTTTAAGGATACATCTGGACCATCTATGAATATTTTGATTAAGCTAACCTGTTTGGTTGGTTTGGTAATTGCTCCTATTTTGGGAGGGCATTCTGAAGAAACTGCATTGGCTGATTCATCTATGGTAAGCCATGAGGTTAAGAAAGAAATTAAGGTTGAAATGCAATCGGTAGAGGCTGAGGATGCCAAGGCTTTCGTGACAACCTCTTATACTGAGGATGGTAAAACGGTTACAGAGGAAGTTGTGCTGGAAGGTAGTTTGGAGGAGGTGAAACAGGCCATTGATAATATTAAAAATAAAGAGTAG
- a CDS encoding App1 family protein, translating to MFKKDPLQIVVFQSYGTSSHLYVRGRALEDESIDLNQHKFFHLLVNSYKRFESDEIKYANLKIVLPDSRIVDTQTDDHGYFLVDTSLKDLHFLTNEEGWLNFEVSYSDEHAKRKIQNENRFKGEMLVPSPKVDYGIITDIDDTILHTGVVSLLKWRVIYNTIFKNAKHRLPLEGAPEFYHLLHRGKSGENSNPIFYVSHSPWNMYRYLELFLRQHQFPKGPILLRSFKTILQKKRGDKPQKQKEILNILKTYPEMRFILIGDSGEYDADIYIEIAQMYPERILGVYLRSVKHTRKMLRIKGLFENYKTTPVLLVDNSKQAIAHAQANGFIK from the coding sequence ATGTTCAAAAAAGACCCGCTTCAAATTGTTGTTTTTCAAAGTTATGGTACTAGTTCTCATTTGTATGTTAGAGGGCGGGCCTTGGAGGATGAATCCATAGACTTAAATCAGCATAAGTTTTTTCATTTGTTGGTGAATTCATATAAGCGATTTGAAAGTGATGAAATTAAATATGCCAATTTAAAAATTGTTTTACCCGATTCAAGAATTGTTGATACCCAAACCGATGATCATGGTTATTTTTTGGTGGACACCTCTCTTAAGGATTTACATTTTTTGACAAATGAAGAAGGTTGGCTAAATTTTGAAGTATCCTATAGTGATGAGCATGCAAAACGGAAAATTCAAAATGAGAATAGGTTTAAAGGTGAGATGTTGGTGCCCTCCCCTAAAGTGGATTACGGTATCATTACCGATATTGATGACACAATTTTGCATACAGGAGTCGTGTCTTTGTTGAAATGGCGAGTTATTTACAATACAATTTTTAAAAATGCCAAACACCGGTTGCCTTTAGAGGGAGCACCAGAGTTTTATCATTTGCTGCATCGGGGAAAGTCTGGCGAAAATTCGAATCCCATTTTTTATGTGAGTCACAGTCCGTGGAATATGTATAGGTATCTCGAATTGTTCTTGAGGCAGCACCAATTTCCAAAAGGACCTATCCTGTTACGCAGTTTTAAAACAATTCTTCAGAAAAAAAGAGGAGACAAGCCCCAAAAGCAAAAGGAGATTTTAAACATTTTGAAGACCTATCCTGAGATGCGTTTTATCTTGATTGGAGATAGTGGTGAATATGATGCCGATATTTATATTGAGATAGCACAAATGTATCCAGAAAGAATTTTAGGGGTATACTTGCGTAGTGTTAAACACACCAGAAAGATGCTTCGAATTAAGGGACTGTTCGAGAACTATAAAACGACCCCTGTGCTTTTGGTGGATAATAGTAAACAGGCTATAGCCCATGCACAGGCCAATGGGTTTATAAAGTAA
- a CDS encoding MgtC/SapB family protein, with the protein MNYDQLTTLAIAFGLGLLVGVQRQRSDNKMAGVRTFTLISVLGVMAGFLTQVYNNAFVLPALGLSLAAMLVAANMIKYKSKEPQDVGQTTEVAALLMFAIGAYLVLGDQLVGIIVGTLMAILLYVKERLHHFINRLSEKDLSAIMTLAGISLVILPMLPDKTFGPFDVLNPRNIWLMITLIVGISVVGYFIYKFAGKRIGVIASGILGGLISSTATTVSYARKTKSAKDVNKMAAFVIATASMVSLVRILIEIVVVIPKKFNYILLPILSEVVLLALLCIILFYLVNKDDTEDEMPEPENPAQFKSALLFGMLYALILLAVAFTEEKFGNEALYLVSIVSGLTDVDAITLSLSQLMKIDNISVHLGWKLILLAALSNLVFKGVMAMILGTKTLAKWVGIVFGIALVFGLLIIWLWPNSWHL; encoded by the coding sequence ATGAATTACGATCAGCTAACTACTTTGGCAATTGCCTTTGGACTTGGTTTGCTCGTTGGGGTGCAGCGGCAAAGAAGTGATAACAAAATGGCGGGGGTAAGAACCTTTACGCTAATATCTGTATTGGGAGTAATGGCTGGCTTTTTAACGCAAGTATACAACAATGCTTTTGTATTACCCGCTTTAGGATTGTCTCTTGCAGCAATGTTGGTGGCCGCCAATATGATTAAATATAAATCAAAAGAACCTCAGGACGTTGGCCAGACAACAGAAGTGGCCGCTTTATTAATGTTTGCCATTGGAGCCTATCTGGTTTTAGGAGATCAATTGGTAGGGATCATTGTGGGAACCTTGATGGCTATTTTATTGTATGTAAAGGAGCGTTTACATCATTTTATTAATCGTTTAAGTGAAAAAGATCTTTCGGCAATCATGACATTGGCGGGAATTAGTTTGGTAATTCTGCCAATGCTCCCCGATAAAACGTTTGGCCCCTTTGATGTTCTAAATCCCAGGAACATTTGGTTGATGATAACATTGATTGTGGGTATAAGTGTAGTAGGGTATTTTATTTACAAGTTTGCTGGAAAAAGAATAGGTGTTATTGCAAGTGGAATTTTAGGAGGTTTAATTAGTAGTACAGCTACTACGGTTAGTTACGCAAGGAAAACCAAAAGTGCCAAAGATGTCAATAAAATGGCAGCTTTTGTAATTGCAACGGCCTCCATGGTTTCCTTAGTACGAATCTTAATAGAAATTGTAGTAGTGATTCCTAAAAAGTTCAACTATATACTACTGCCCATACTCTCAGAGGTGGTTTTGTTGGCTTTGCTGTGCATTATCTTGTTCTATCTAGTGAATAAAGATGACACAGAAGATGAAATGCCGGAACCAGAAAACCCCGCCCAGTTTAAAAGTGCCCTATTGTTTGGGATGTTGTATGCGCTTATTTTGTTGGCAGTGGCATTTACCGAAGAGAAGTTTGGAAATGAGGCCTTATATTTGGTGTCAATTGTGAGTGGTCTAACCGATGTTGATGCTATTACCCTGTCGCTTTCTCAGTTAATGAAAATAGACAATATTTCCGTGCATTTGGGGTGGAAGCTTATTTTGTTGGCAGCACTTTCCAATTTGGTGTTTAAAGGTGTTATGGCAATGATTTTAGGTACAAAAACACTTGCTAAATGGGTTGGAATTGTATTTGGAATTGCGCTAGTTTTTGGTTTGCTTATCATTTGGTTGTGGCCCAATTCATGGCATTTGTAA
- a CDS encoding electron transfer flavoprotein subunit beta/FixA family protein encodes MKILVCISHVPDTTSKINFTEGDTKFDTNGVQFVINPNDEFGLTRAMWFKEKQGASVDVVNVGGPETEPTLRKALAIGADSAIRVNTEATDGFVVAKQLAKVVQDGGYDLVIAGRESIDYNGGMVPGMLAGLTNANFVNTCIGLEVDGTTVTATREIDGGKETVSTSFPLVIGGQKGLVEESDLRIPNMRGIMMARKKPLTVLDPVEATAETAAVKFEKPAPKGAVTLIDADNVDELVNLLHNEAKVI; translated from the coding sequence ATGAAAATATTAGTATGTATTAGCCATGTACCTGATACGACTTCAAAAATCAACTTTACTGAAGGCGACACCAAATTTGACACCAACGGGGTGCAATTTGTTATCAACCCAAACGATGAATTTGGTTTGACCCGCGCCATGTGGTTCAAAGAAAAGCAAGGTGCTAGTGTAGATGTAGTAAATGTTGGTGGTCCTGAAACTGAACCTACCCTAAGAAAAGCCCTTGCCATAGGTGCAGACTCTGCTATTCGTGTCAACACAGAAGCTACCGACGGCTTTGTTGTAGCCAAACAATTGGCCAAAGTAGTGCAAGATGGTGGCTATGATCTAGTAATTGCAGGGCGTGAGTCCATCGATTATAATGGAGGTATGGTACCTGGTATGTTAGCCGGATTAACCAATGCCAACTTTGTAAACACTTGTATTGGTCTTGAAGTAGACGGGACAACTGTTACTGCTACAAGAGAAATTGATGGCGGAAAAGAAACCGTTAGCACTTCTTTCCCTCTGGTTATTGGCGGACAAAAAGGATTGGTAGAAGAAAGTGATCTTCGCATCCCGAATATGAGAGGAATTATGATGGCTCGTAAAAAGCCTTTAACTGTCCTTGATCCTGTTGAAGCCACTGCAGAAACAGCCGCTGTGAAGTTTGAAAAACCTGCACCAAAAGGAGCTGTTACCTTAATAGATGCAGACAATGTAGACGAATTAGTTAACCTACTTCACAACGAAGCCAAAGTCATTTAA
- a CDS encoding pyruvate dehydrogenase complex E1 component subunit beta, translated as MQMKTIQFREAVCEAMSEEMRRDESIYLMGEEVAEYNGAYKASKGMLDEFGPKRVIDTPIAELGFAGIAVGSTMTGNRPIVEFMTFNFSLVGIDQIINNAAKIRQMSGGQFKCPIVFRGPTASAGQLAATHSQAFESWYANTPGLKVVVPSNPYDAKGLLKSAIRDDDPVIFMESEQMYGDKGEVPEGEYTIPLGVADIKREGTDVTIVSFGKIIKEAYIAADELAKEGISCEIIDLRTVRPLDKAAILASVKKTNRLVVLEEAWPFGNVSTEITYIVQSEAFDYLDAPVVKINTADTPAPYSPVLLEEWLPNSTDVVKAVKKVMYK; from the coding sequence ATACAAATGAAAACAATTCAATTCAGAGAAGCTGTTTGCGAGGCCATGAGTGAAGAAATGCGTAGAGATGAAAGCATTTACTTAATGGGCGAAGAAGTCGCAGAATACAATGGTGCTTACAAGGCATCAAAAGGAATGTTGGATGAATTTGGCCCGAAGCGTGTGATAGACACCCCTATCGCTGAGCTTGGATTTGCCGGAATCGCAGTAGGTTCAACAATGACGGGAAATAGACCAATTGTTGAGTTTATGACATTTAACTTCTCTTTGGTTGGAATTGATCAAATTATAAACAACGCGGCTAAAATCAGACAGATGTCTGGAGGGCAATTCAAGTGTCCTATCGTATTCCGTGGGCCTACAGCTTCTGCAGGTCAGTTGGCGGCAACCCACTCTCAGGCGTTTGAAAGCTGGTATGCTAATACGCCGGGACTTAAAGTAGTAGTGCCTTCAAACCCTTACGATGCTAAAGGGCTTTTAAAATCAGCTATCCGCGATGACGATCCAGTTATTTTTATGGAGAGTGAGCAAATGTATGGTGATAAAGGAGAAGTGCCAGAAGGAGAGTACACAATTCCATTGGGCGTAGCGGACATCAAGCGTGAAGGGACTGACGTAACAATTGTATCTTTTGGTAAAATCATTAAGGAAGCTTACATTGCAGCTGATGAATTGGCTAAAGAAGGAATTTCATGTGAAATTATCGATTTACGTACTGTTCGTCCATTGGATAAAGCAGCTATTTTAGCGTCTGTTAAGAAAACCAACAGGTTGGTGGTATTGGAAGAAGCTTGGCCATTTGGTAACGTTTCAACTGAAATTACGTATATCGTACAATCTGAAGCATTCGATTATTTAGATGCACCGGTTGTAAAAATTAACACAGCAGATACGCCGGCACCATACTCTCCAGTATTATTGGAAGAATGGTTGCCTAACAGTACCGATGTTGTTAAAGCTGTAAAAAAGGTAATGTATAAATAA
- a CDS encoding DUF5686 and carboxypeptidase-like regulatory domain-containing protein yields MNIKLFSLFFFFGLLFGFSQTKVSGYVIDENNQPVAFANVIFKGSTEGTISNEDGRFYLESDSNWDILTISFLGYETLELNLPKRVNYNLSLVLKEEAASLDEVVIVTGKQSKKEAENPAIGILKKIWAHKRKNGLRMFKQYEYDKYEKVEFDINTIDSAFMERNLFKGMEFVFEQVDTSKVTGKTYLPIFINEAASRVYGDNNLKKEKEELKGNKNSGFSDNQALIDFVDDLYADYDVYDNYLKFFDKSFVSPLSKTGINTYNYVLSDSAYIDNKWCYNVIYYPRRKNELTFKGDFWVADTTFAIKEINMQASKSANINWVKEIYIEQEFEVLNDSVFLIKRDYFMSDFAFQKKEKAKGVYGKRTTLYNNYKFDEPKDPKFYVEEVFDFNQEIYNRDDEFWEQNRLETLNKDEKGVYKMLDTLKTVKKFKRVYNTVSMFASGYKEFPELNFDYGPIFSTFGYNDVEGFRLRAGGRTYFGYNDLWRVEGFTAYGFKDNKFKYGISGKWLLDKKNRIIISGGNRRDVEQIGASLTNSTDVLGRSFASSAVFTTSVNDKLTNINLTTLAGEIEPVKNLVLRIIGDYRTLRSASKTFSLDYYDDESPTGVSSEVRQYQTTLSLSYFPGRKMTGYGVERSNSNDDYASFFAQISRGDEVVFNSDFEYTRLQFSYIQPWQLGGFGRLTSVLEAGKTFGAVPLGLLSVIPGNQSYFSIYNTFTLLDYYEFVTDTYTSLHLEHNFNGRFFSRIPFIKKFNLRAILGFRAAWGSISQENIDLNASGLEYIAPTDEPYYEYSFGVGNIFKVFRLDFNFRGNYLSVPAARDFGITGGFNFQF; encoded by the coding sequence ATGAACATAAAACTATTTTCACTATTCTTTTTCTTCGGACTTTTATTTGGATTTTCACAAACCAAAGTAAGTGGATATGTAATAGATGAAAACAACCAACCCGTGGCTTTTGCCAATGTAATTTTTAAAGGTTCTACCGAAGGTACTATTTCCAACGAGGATGGACGTTTTTATCTCGAATCTGATAGTAATTGGGACATTCTAACCATATCCTTTCTGGGGTATGAAACTTTGGAATTAAATTTACCCAAGCGTGTCAATTATAATCTTAGCCTTGTTCTTAAGGAAGAGGCGGCCTCTTTGGATGAAGTGGTAATTGTTACAGGGAAACAATCTAAAAAGGAAGCAGAAAATCCGGCCATTGGAATTTTAAAGAAAATTTGGGCGCACAAGCGCAAAAACGGACTCCGTATGTTCAAACAGTACGAGTACGATAAATACGAAAAGGTAGAATTTGACATCAATACCATAGACAGTGCCTTTATGGAAAGAAACTTGTTCAAAGGCATGGAGTTTGTTTTTGAGCAAGTGGATACTTCAAAAGTGACAGGGAAAACATATTTGCCCATATTTATCAATGAAGCAGCTAGTAGGGTATATGGAGACAATAATCTTAAAAAGGAGAAGGAAGAGTTAAAAGGGAACAAAAATTCTGGCTTTAGCGATAACCAAGCTCTTATTGATTTTGTAGATGATTTATATGCCGATTATGATGTTTATGATAACTATTTGAAGTTTTTTGATAAAAGCTTTGTGAGCCCTTTGTCTAAGACCGGAATCAACACCTATAACTATGTGCTGTCAGATAGTGCTTATATTGATAATAAGTGGTGTTATAATGTAATATACTACCCAAGACGTAAAAATGAGTTGACGTTTAAGGGCGATTTTTGGGTGGCCGATACAACATTTGCCATCAAGGAAATTAACATGCAGGCTTCCAAAAGTGCCAATATTAACTGGGTTAAGGAAATTTATATTGAACAAGAATTTGAAGTACTCAATGATTCGGTGTTCTTGATAAAGAGGGATTATTTCATGTCAGACTTCGCCTTTCAAAAAAAGGAAAAGGCAAAAGGTGTTTATGGAAAGCGAACAACGCTATACAACAATTATAAATTTGATGAGCCTAAAGATCCTAAGTTTTATGTGGAGGAAGTTTTTGATTTTAACCAAGAGATCTACAATCGTGATGATGAGTTTTGGGAGCAAAACCGACTAGAAACTTTAAATAAGGATGAGAAGGGTGTTTATAAAATGTTAGACACTTTAAAAACAGTTAAAAAGTTTAAGAGGGTCTACAACACGGTAAGCATGTTTGCGTCCGGTTACAAGGAATTTCCTGAGTTGAATTTTGATTACGGACCTATCTTTTCAACTTTTGGCTATAACGATGTAGAAGGTTTTAGGCTTCGGGCAGGTGGACGAACCTATTTTGGTTATAACGATTTGTGGCGTGTTGAAGGGTTTACTGCCTATGGATTCAAGGACAACAAATTTAAATATGGTATTTCCGGTAAATGGTTGTTGGATAAAAAAAATCGAATAATTATTTCTGGAGGAAACCGTCGGGATGTAGAACAAATAGGCGCAAGTCTTACTAACTCCACTGATGTTTTGGGGAGAAGCTTTGCGTCTTCGGCTGTTTTTACAACGAGCGTCAACGATAAGCTTACCAACATAAATTTAACCACATTGGCAGGAGAAATTGAGCCAGTCAAAAATTTGGTGTTGCGTATTATAGGTGATTATAGAACCTTGCGTTCAGCTTCAAAAACCTTTAGTCTTGATTATTACGATGATGAGTCTCCAACAGGGGTTTCGTCAGAAGTTCGTCAATATCAAACCACCCTTTCTTTGTCGTATTTCCCTGGTCGGAAAATGACCGGTTATGGTGTGGAGCGTTCTAATTCCAATGACGATTACGCTAGCTTTTTTGCTCAGATAAGTAGGGGGGATGAAGTGGTTTTTAATAGTGATTTTGAATATACTAGGTTGCAGTTTTCATACATTCAACCTTGGCAATTGGGAGGCTTTGGTCGTTTGACTTCGGTGCTCGAAGCCGGGAAAACTTTTGGCGCTGTACCTTTGGGATTATTGAGTGTGATTCCTGGAAATCAATCTTATTTTTCTATATATAATACCTTTACTTTATTGGATTACTACGAGTTTGTGACCGACACTTACACGTCGCTACATCTTGAACATAACTTTAATGGTAGGTTCTTTTCTAGAATACCATTTATTAAAAAATTCAATTTAAGGGCTATTTTAGGTTTTAGAGCTGCTTGGGGAAGCATATCCCAAGAAAATATTGATTTGAATGCTTCAGGATTGGAATATATAGCTCCAACAGATGAGCCTTATTATGAGTATAGTTTTGGTGTTGGAAACATTTTTAAAGTATTCCGTTTGGATTTCAATTTTAGAGGGAATTACCTATCGGTTCCCGCTGCAAGGGATTTTGGGATAACAGGAGGTTTCAACTTCCAGTTTTAG
- a CDS encoding inorganic diphosphatase, translating to MSTKEDLTFDVLIEIPNGSRNKYEYDFDLKKIRFDRMLFSSMMYPGDYGFIPETLALDGDPLDVLVMGHQPTFPMCVMEVRPIGVFHMTDEKGPDEKLICVPVSDPIWNKLTDLSELNPHRLEEIEHFFQVYKDLEAKKVDVGGWGNAKEAYEIFSKCVQRYQESEHFKKGSFTI from the coding sequence ATGAGTACGAAAGAAGATTTAACCTTTGATGTGTTAATTGAGATCCCTAACGGGAGTCGTAACAAATATGAATATGATTTCGATCTTAAGAAAATTCGTTTCGATCGAATGTTGTTTTCATCAATGATGTATCCTGGTGATTATGGATTTATTCCTGAAACTTTGGCCTTGGATGGTGATCCATTGGATGTTTTGGTAATGGGGCATCAGCCAACTTTTCCAATGTGTGTTATGGAAGTAAGACCAATTGGCGTATTCCACATGACAGATGAAAAAGGTCCTGATGAAAAATTAATTTGTGTACCGGTTTCAGATCCTATTTGGAATAAATTGACAGATCTTAGTGAATTAAACCCTCATAGATTAGAAGAAATCGAACACTTTTTCCAAGTGTACAAAGATTTGGAAGCAAAGAAAGTTGATGTAGGTGGTTGGGGAAATGCCAAAGAAGCCTATGAAATTTTTAGCAAATGTGTGCAACGTTACCAAGAAAGTGAGCACTTCAAAAAAGGAAGCTTTACCATATAA